In Rhinolophus ferrumequinum isolate MPI-CBG mRhiFer1 chromosome 25, mRhiFer1_v1.p, whole genome shotgun sequence, the following proteins share a genomic window:
- the LOC117017762 gene encoding carbonic anhydrase 15-like → MLSPGFTLAFLTVRLVVAADSEGPAHWKELSPACGGPAQSPINIDLQLVQRDPTLGSFIFQGYNSAPPGPWTLENDGHTVLLRVDNGPQSRLEMRGAGLPLPAYRALQLHFHWGSPGQAGSEHSLDRQRCPMEMHVVHMNTRYQSMGEALHHPDGLAVLAVLLAEQDSDNANFSALVSSLKNVSIRGVSVPLATFPLASLLPGPSGLSRYYRYSGSVTTPGCEPAVLWTVFEDAVPIGRAQVAQFQTVLQTGQPGRRLVPLTKNFRPQQPLGGRRVWASCGASIRATAPPTACPQALAVGALLGLELSLLLGQGP, encoded by the exons ATGCTGTCACCTGGCTTCACACTCGCCTTCCTCACCGTGAGGCTGGTGGTGGCTGCAGACTCAGAGG GCCCCGCCCACTGGAAGGAGCTGTCCCCTGCCTGTGGAGGTCCAGCCCAGTCCCCCATCAACATTGACCTTCAGCTGGTCCAGCGGGACCCCACCCTTGGATCCTTCATCTTCCAAGGCTACAACTCAGCACCTCCAGGCCCATGGACCCTGGAGAATGATGGCCATACAG TGCTACTCCGTGTGGACAATGGCCCACAGAGCCGCCTGGAGATGCGGGGTGCCGGGCTGCCACTGCCTGCCTACCGTGCACTGCAGCTGCATTTCCACTGGGGGAGCCCTGGGCAAGCGGGCTCTGAGCACAGCCTGGACAGGCAGCGCTGCCCCATGGAG ATGCACGTTGTCCACATGAACACACGATACCAGAGTATGGGAGAGGCGCTACATCACCCCGATGGGCTGGCTGTGCTGGCCGTGCTGTTGGCG GAGCAGGACTCTGACAACGCCAATTTCTCTGCCCTTGTGTCCAGCCTGAAGAACGTGTCTATACGTG GGGTCTCGGTGCCTCTAGCGACCTTTCCGCTGGCCTCACTGCTGCCCGGCCCCTCCGGCCTCTCGCGCTACTACCGCTACTCTGGGTCGGTGACCACGCCCGGCTGCGAGCCCGCGGTGCTCTGGACTGTCTTCGAGGATGCGGTACCCATCGGGCGCGCGCAG GTGGCCCAGTTCCAGACTGTGCTCCAGACTGGGCAACCGGGCAGGCGCCTCGTGCCGCTCACCAAGAACTTCCGTCCACAGCAGCCTCTTGGAGGACGCAGGGTCTGGGCCTCCTGCGGAGCTTCCATCCGAGCCACAGCCCCGCCCACTGCCTGTCCCCAGGCCCTCGCTGTGGGGGCTCTGCTGGGCCTGGAGCTCAGCCTGTTGCTTGGGCAGGGCCCCTAG